AGAAATCTGGAATCGGGGAATTGCGAATCGGGTAATTCAACTGCAAGGACTTCAAGGCTCGCTGCTGGCGGGCCTTTTGTCTTTAGAGCGGGCGACGACTTCCGGCGCGAAGAGCGTAGCTACGCCGGCTCCAAGCGGGATGGTACAATCGACGCAAGCGTTCGAAAACGACGCGGAGAGATGGCCGAGTGGCTGAAGGCGCACGCTTGGAAAGCGTGTATACTCGAAAGGGTATCCAGGGTTCGAATCCCTGTCTCTCCGCCATCATCCCCACCCGCAAACCGTATCCGCTCCTATCACTGTTTATCTTGCCACCGGCTTTTTTTTCTGACGTAAGGCCACACGCTGGGCTTTCCCTGAACCGTCGACGCCGAACAGCAGGTCGCGCCATTGCTTGTGGCCGAATCACCAGTCGAATCCGCAACTCTGAAAACGACCATCAACGTCGCAGTATGCCGTCGTGTCTGGGCAATAAAGCAGGTTTCTTCGCACCGGGTGTTGTCCAGATTGCGGTAAGCAGCATCGAAATTGAAGTCAGAGTTTGTGTGCGGCGGAGTCCTATAAGGCACGGGGTACCATCTATTCTCTTTCAAGTCATCCGTATTTGCATTCGCCTCCGCAGCACAGCCACACTCTGAGGTGGCGCATGGCCCTCTCGAAGAAGCCTCGAGCGTATTCAGCCGCAGATCGTGACCGCGCTGCGCGTGCTCTCTTGCACAAATATCAATTGATTATCGAAAACGCTCCGGAGATATTGGCGCTGATTGGCTCTCAAGGGATCATTCAGTACGCTAATCCACAAATGTCAAAGGTGCTTGGCTATACCGCGGGCGAGGTTGAAGGCCGCAACATCTTTGAGTTCATCCATCCGGAAGATGCGCCCCGCGCCGCCCAGGAGTATACCGATACGGTTCAGCATGAAGGCGAACGTGTTCCCTCGGTTTTGAGGCTCCGAGATAGTTCCGGTACCTGGATCCCATTTGAAATCATTGCGAACAATCGATTGGATGACCCGCATATTCAAGCCGTAATCTTCACAGCTCGCGACCTTAGATTTCGCAAAGACATTGTAGATGCCATCCGCCAGTCCAATGCTGATATAGAGAGAGAAGTGGAGCATCGCACCACAGAGTTAGCAAAGATAAATGCCGCGCTCAGGATTGAAGTTCAAGCTCGGCGTCAAGCCGAAAATGAGTTGCAGGGTAGCATCTCTCTGCTAAACGCCACACTGGACTCCACGGCCGACGGAATTCTGGTGGTTTCGAACGAGAGAAAGATTACGAGTTGTAATAGGAAATTCCTGGAGATGTGGCGTTTGGCTTGCGACACTTCCATCGGCCGCGATGATCAGAAATTGCTAGAGTACGTAACAGATCAATTACGGAGTCCGAACGACTTCCTCGACAAAGTGTGTGCGCTTTATGCCAACCCTTCCGTCAGCAGCTTCGATATTTTGTACCTCAAAGACGGGCGCATCTACGAGCGTTATTCCCAACCACAACTGCTCAACGACGAGATCGTGGGACGTGTGTGGAGTTTTCGTGATGTGACGCAGGCAAAAATAATAGAGCTAGAGTTGCGACAGTCCCAAAAGATGGAGGCACTTGGGAGGTTGGCGGGAGGTATTGCTCATGAGTTTAACAATCTCCTGATGCTTATCTCCGGTTACGCTACCGAGTTGATCGAAAACGCTGCTTTGGCTGAAGGCCGCGATACATGCGAGCAGATCCTTACAATTACGAAGCGGGCGACAGCAGTGACAAGACAGCTTCTCGCATTCAGTCGCAAGGGTCCGGACGCCCCGACAGTCGCGGACCTTAATCTCATCGTTCTGGGCATGGAACGAATGCTTCGGCGGTTACTCTCCGATCAAGTTCAGCTGCAAATTTCGGTGACAAGCGACCCTCACCCGGTCTATCTAGATGTTTCGCAAATCGAAGTCATGCTCATGAACCTGGTTATCAACGCTCAGGATGCGATGCCTGAAGGAGGACTGCTTTCGATAGCGACCACCAGCCAGGTGCAATCTTTCGGCACGCCAGAACGAGAAGACAAAAAGCTGACTTTTGCTGTTCTTCAAGTTAGTGACACCGGACAGGGTATCGCCCCGGATGTCCGCTCGCATATCTTTGACCCTTTTTTTACAACAAAACAGCTGGGCAAGGGCACAGGCCTTGGGCTATCGACTGTTTTCGGGATCACTGAAAGCGCTGGAGGGCATATCGAAGTTGATAGCGAGCCACACAACGGAGCGACTTTTCGAGTCTATTTACCGCAGGTAAGCGTCGCCCCCGCGGTGCCGTTTGACGAGCCGCCCGCACTACCGCCAAGAGGCGGGAATGAAACCATACTGCTCGCCGAAGATGAGAGTGGAATACGGACTATGACACGAGCATACCTGGAAAGTTTAGGTTACCAGGTGATCGAAGCTAAAGACGGTCCAGAGGCGATCAGGTATTCACATGAGTACGGCGGTGTGATTGATCTCGTGCTCAGTGACATCTTAATGCCTGGAATTCGTGGAGATATCGCTGTGAACGAAATACGAAAACACCGACCGGCGATTAA
This Clostridia bacterium DNA region includes the following protein-coding sequences:
- a CDS encoding PAS domain S-box protein; the encoded protein is MALSKKPRAYSAADRDRAARALLHKYQLIIENAPEILALIGSQGIIQYANPQMSKVLGYTAGEVEGRNIFEFIHPEDAPRAAQEYTDTVQHEGERVPSVLRLRDSSGTWIPFEIIANNRLDDPHIQAVIFTARDLRFRKDIVDAIRQSNADIEREVEHRTTELAKINAALRIEVQARRQAENELQGSISLLNATLDSTADGILVVSNERKITSCNRKFLEMWRLACDTSIGRDDQKLLEYVTDQLRSPNDFLDKVCALYANPSVSSFDILYLKDGRIYERYSQPQLLNDEIVGRVWSFRDVTQAKIIELELRQSQKMEALGRLAGGIAHEFNNLLMLISGYATELIENAALAEGRDTCEQILTITKRATAVTRQLLAFSRKGPDAPTVADLNLIVLGMERMLRRLLSDQVQLQISVTSDPHPVYLDVSQIEVMLMNLVINAQDAMPEGGLLSIATTSQVQSFGTPEREDKKLTFAVLQVSDTGQGIAPDVRSHIFDPFFTTKQLGKGTGLGLSTVFGITESAGGHIEVDSEPHNGATFRVYLPQVSVAPAVPFDEPPALPPRGGNETILLAEDESGIRTMTRAYLESLGYQVIEAKDGPEAIRYSHEYGGVIDLVLSDILMPGIRGDIAVNEIRKHRPAIKSMFMSGYSDQGGESGADNILYKPFEFPELGRRLRAILDAAPKAEDSLESNRGSSAA